In a genomic window of Scomber japonicus isolate fScoJap1 chromosome 17, fScoJap1.pri, whole genome shotgun sequence:
- the mcm3 gene encoding DNA replication licensing factor MCM3 encodes MATDVVDDLAMREAQRDYLDFLDDDQDQGIYQSKVRDMISENKSRLTVNINDLRRRNEGRAAKLMNNAFEELLAFQRALKDLVASVDATYAKQYEEFFIALEGSFGNKHVTPRTLTSRLLGSMVCVEGIITKCSLVRPKVVRSVHYCPATKKTMERKYTDMTSLDAFPSSAIYPTKDEENNPLETEFGLSIYKDHQTITVQEMPEKAPAGQLPRSVDIILDNDLVDKVKPGDRVQVIGTYRCLPGKKGGFTSGAFRTIMIACHVKQMSKEVSSVFSADDVAKIRKFSQSRSINVFDQLAHSLAPSIHGHEYIKKAILCMLLGGVEKVLENGSRIRGDINVLLIGDPSVAKSQLLRYVLHTAPRAIPTTGRGSSGVGLTAAVTTDQETGERRLEAGAMVLADRGVVCIDEFDKMSDMDRTAIHEVMEQGRVTIAKAGIHARLNARCSVLAAANPVYGRYNQYKTPMENIGLQDSLLSRFDLLFIVLDQMDPEQDREISDHVLRMHRYRDPREQEGAAMTLGGTVDVLATEDPDAVAEEQEELQIYEKHNNLLHGSKKKKEKIVSKEFMRKYIRIAKAVTPVLTEEAANHIAEEYARLRSQDQLGTDIARTSPVTARTLETLIRLSTAHAKARMSKAVELEDSEVAVELVQFAYFKKVLEKEKKRARQERDSGSEEEEDEETSTQRSQKTQKKRVRRGSQGSEPYSPYDFSENQDVPEIQAGTPKPAKPQQEAEEPMEATSQVDSAELSAERLKEFKSSLFAVFQSAHAQSVKMTMLMDNINKERETRFTEPEVRTALTRMQDDNQVMVADDIIFLI; translated from the exons ATGGCAACCGACGTCGTAGATGACCTGGCGATGAGGGAGGCTCAGAGGGATTATCTGGACTTCCTGGACGACGAT CAAGACCAGGGCATCTATCAAAGCAAAGTCCGGGACATGATCAGCGAGAATAAATCCCGTCTCACCGTCAACATCAACGACCTGAGGAGACGCAACGAGGGCCGAGCTGCAAA GTTGATGAACAATGCCTTCGAGGAGCTGCTGGCGTTCCAGCGGGCTCTGAAGGACCTGGTGGCCTCGGTGGACGCCACCTACGCTAAACAGTATGAGGAGTTCTTCATCGCCCTGGAGGGAAGCTTCGGCAACAAGCACGTCACCCCCCGAACCCTGACCTCCCGCCTGCTGGGAAGCATGGTCTGTGTGGAGGGCATCATCACTAAAT gttCTCTGGTGCGTCCTAAAGTGGTGCGCAGCGTCCATTACTGTCCAGCCACCAAGAAGACGATGGAAAGGAAGTACACAGATATGACTTCCTTGGATGCTTTTCCCTCCAGTGCCATCTACCCCACCAAG GATGAGGAGAACAACCCTCTGGAGACAGAGTTTGGTCTGTCCATCTACAAAGACCACCAGACCATCACTGTGCAGGAGATGCCTGAGAAAGCTCCTGCCGGCCAGCTGCCTCGCTCTGTGGACATCATCCTGGACAACGACCTGGTGGACAAAGTCAAACCAGGAGACAGAGTGCAGGTCATCGGGACGTACCGCTGCCTgccaggaaagaagggaggctTCACTTCCGGGGCGTTCAG GACCATCATGATAGCCTGCCACGTTAAACAGATGAGCAAAGAAGTGTCTTCCGTCTTCTCGGCCGACGACGTGGCCAAGATTAGAAAGTTCAGCCAGAGTCGCTCCATT AATGTTTTTGATCAGCTGGCTCACTCCCTGGCTCCCAGCATCCACGGCCATGAGTACATCAAGAAGGCCATCCTCTGCATGCTGCTGGGCGGCGTGGAGAAGGTGCTGGAAAACGGCTCCCGCATCAGAGGAGACATCAACGTCCTGCTCATCG gTGATCCATCGGTAGCCAAGTCTCAGCTGCTACGTTACGTTCTCCACACGGCACCCAGAGCGATCCCCACCACCGGGCGAGGCTCGTCCGGAGTGGGTCTGACTGCTGCCGTCACCACCGATCAGGAGACGG GCGAGCGTCGTCTGGAAGCGGGCGCCATGGTGCTGGCCGACCGCGGCGTCGTGTGCATCGACGAGTTCGACAAGATGTCCGACATGGACCGCACGGCCATCCACGAGGTGATGGAGCAGGGTCGCGTCACCATCGCCAAAGCCGGCATCCACGCCCGCCTCAACGCCCGCTGCTCCGTGCTGGCCGCCGCCAACCCCGTCTACGGCAGG TACAACCAGTATAAAACCCCCATGGAGAACATCGGCCTCCAGGACTCCTTGCTGTCACGTTTCGACCTCCTCTTCATCGTGTTGGATCAGATGGACCCCGAGCAGGACCGGGAGATCTCAGACCACGTGCTGAGGATGCACCGTTACCGTGACCCCCGCGAGCAGGAGGGAGCAG ccaTGACTCTGGGAGGGACCGTGGACGTCCTGGCGACAGAAGATCCAGACGCAGTAgcggaggagcaggaggaactGCAGATTTATGAGAAACACAACAACCTGCTGCACGGAAGCAAGAAAAAGAA GGAGAAGATCGTGAGCAAGGAGTTCATGAGGAAGTACATCCGCATCGCCAAGGCTGTGACACCTGTGCTGACGGAGGAGGCGGCCAATCACATCGCAGAAGAGTACGCGAGGCTGAGGAGCCAGGACCAGCTGGGTACTGATATCGCCAGG actTCTCCAGTGACGGCCCGTACACTAGAGACCCTGATCCGTCTGTCCACAGCTCACGCCAAGGCCCGCATGAGCAAAGCCGTGGAGCTGGAGGACTCTGAGGTCGCCGTGGAGCTCGTCCAGTTCGCCTACTTTAAAAAG gttctggagaaagagaagaaacgTGCCAGACAGGAGCGGGACTCGGggtcagaggaggaagaggatgaggagacgTCCACACAGCGTTCACAGAAAACTCAGAAGAAGAG GGTGCGCCGTGGCTCTCAGGGCAGCGAGCCGTACAGCCCGTACGACTTCAGCGAAAACCAGGACGTTCCCGAAA TTCAAGCTGGAACCCCGAAACCAGCAAAACCACAGCAGGAGGCCGAGGAGCCGATGGAGGCGACATCACAGGTTGACAGCGCTGAGCTCTCCGCAGAGAG GCTGAAGGAGTTCAAGTCGTCCCTGTTCGCCGTGTTCCAGTCTGCTCACGCTCAGTCCGTGAAGATGACGATGCTGATGGACAACATCAACAAGGAGCGCGAGACTCGTTTCACGGAGCCCGAGGTCCGCACCGCTCTGACCCGCATGCAGGACGACAACCAGGTCATGGTGGCTGACGacatcatcttcctcatctga